The following coding sequences are from one Gossypium hirsutum isolate 1008001.06 chromosome A12, Gossypium_hirsutum_v2.1, whole genome shotgun sequence window:
- the LOC107940561 gene encoding calvin cycle protein CP12-1, chloroplastic, translating to MATLSSVNLVTPRIIANGPDVPTVKVPCLNRPWKRVSPMKLRVGPVRAAPDGISEKVEKSIKEAQEMCSDDPASGECVAAWDEVEELSAAASHARDKKKDDDPLENYCKDNPETDECRTYDN from the coding sequence ATGGCAACCCTGTCTAGCGTGAACCTCGTAACCCCAAGAATCATAGCCAATGGACCAGACGTCCCAACCGTCAAGGTCCCATGCCTTAACCGGCCTTGGAAAAGGGTATCCCCAATGAAGCTGCGTGTCGGGCCTGTTAGAGCTGCACCGGATGGAATATCGGAGAAGGTGGAGAAAAGCATAAAAGAGGCACAAGAGATGTGTTCGGATGATCCGGCGAGTGGCGAGTGTGTGGCGGCTTGGGACGAAGTGGAAGAGCTGAGTGCGGCGGCTAGCCACGCTAGGGACAAGAAGAAAGACGATGATCCTTTGGAGAATTACTGTAAAGACAACCCGGAGACGGATGAGTGTCGTACTTATGATAATTGA